In Methermicoccus shengliensis DSM 18856, a single genomic region encodes these proteins:
- a CDS encoding CpXC domain-containing protein: MAEEERRYPSTNPCGAGPCYTEPLVKKQIRENIRSGEMHEATCPVCGKVFLTNIEGTQVPCFEHQGQIQ, translated from the coding sequence GTGGCTGAGGAGGAGAGAAGATATCCGAGCACCAACCCCTGTGGGGCTGGTCCATGCTATACAGAGCCCCTGGTGAAAAAGCAGATTAGGGAGAACATCAGAAGTGGAGAGATGCACGAGGCAACGTGTCCTGTGTGTGGAAAGGTGTTTCTCACGAACATAGAGGGCACGCAAGTTCCCTGTTTTGAACATCAGGGGCAGATTCAGTAG
- a CDS encoding tRNA pseudouridine(54/55) synthase Pus10, producing the protein MILEDARKVLSEGHVCDHCLGRLFGRLSTGLSNSERGKAIRVVLSLEDDVRNEQFLHSGGVCWICNGLFEQLPMWAKRALDALREYEFHTYLVGTHLSGMLAASEEMAWSMLSELHAEPLKAEINREVGKLIGEATGKDVDFEHPDVVVLLDLEGDAVEVKPSPIFIMGRYRKLIRGIPQTRWPHRACRGKGCEGCGFTGRQYPESVDELISAPVVEAFLAKDTAFHGCGREDIDARMLGRGRPFVLEVISPKRRTIDLEELERVINEHAEGKVEVKGLTYTTRKTVERLKAAKYPKRYRIKVLLEHEVSPELIIHALEDITSNRIAQRTPKRVAHRRADKVRYRRVYEARLVALEGTWAEIELRCESGMYVKELVSGDEGRTVPSLSQLLGVGASVEELDVLDVEDESFLAETN; encoded by the coding sequence ATGATACTGGAGGATGCCCGCAAGGTACTATCTGAGGGGCACGTTTGCGACCACTGCCTCGGAAGACTGTTTGGCAGGCTGTCCACCGGACTTTCCAACAGCGAGAGGGGAAAGGCTATCAGGGTGGTGCTCTCCCTCGAGGATGATGTAAGGAATGAGCAGTTTCTCCACTCAGGTGGAGTGTGCTGGATATGCAACGGGCTGTTCGAGCAGCTGCCCATGTGGGCCAAGCGGGCGCTCGATGCCCTAAGAGAATACGAGTTTCACACGTATCTCGTGGGCACGCACCTGTCGGGCATGCTCGCCGCCAGTGAGGAGATGGCATGGTCAATGCTCTCAGAGCTGCATGCCGAGCCTTTAAAGGCAGAGATAAACAGAGAGGTGGGAAAGCTCATAGGAGAGGCCACTGGAAAGGATGTGGACTTTGAGCATCCCGATGTGGTGGTGCTGCTTGACCTCGAAGGGGATGCTGTGGAGGTAAAGCCCTCACCCATATTCATCATGGGAAGGTACCGAAAGCTCATAAGGGGTATTCCCCAGACCAGATGGCCCCACAGGGCATGCAGAGGAAAAGGGTGCGAGGGCTGTGGGTTCACGGGAAGGCAGTATCCAGAGAGTGTGGACGAGCTCATATCTGCACCGGTGGTGGAAGCCTTTCTGGCAAAGGACACTGCATTTCATGGCTGCGGCAGGGAGGATATCGATGCGAGGATGCTGGGGAGGGGAAGGCCATTTGTGCTCGAGGTTATATCTCCCAAAAGGCGCACCATCGACCTTGAGGAGCTGGAACGAGTGATTAACGAGCATGCCGAGGGCAAGGTGGAGGTCAAAGGCCTGACATATACCACGAGAAAGACCGTGGAGAGGCTGAAGGCCGCCAAGTATCCAAAGCGCTACCGCATAAAGGTGCTGCTCGAGCACGAGGTGTCCCCAGAGCTCATCATCCATGCCCTCGAGGACATCACGAGCAACAGAATAGCCCAGCGAACCCCAAAGAGGGTTGCCCACAGACGTGCCGACAAAGTGAGATACAGGAGGGTGTACGAGGCGAGACTGGTGGCTCTGGAGGGCACATGGGCTGAGATAGAGCTCAGGTGTGAGAGCGGCATGTATGTCAAGGAGCTGGTGTCTGGAGACGAGGGGAGAACTGTTCCCTCGCTCTCGCAGCTGCTGGGTGTGGGGGCCAGCGTAGAGGAGCTGGACGTTCTCGATGTGGAAGATGAGAGTTTCTTGGCCGAGACAAACTGA
- a CDS encoding argininosuccinate synthase, with amino-acid sequence MKKVVLAYSGGLDTSVCVPLLRERYGFDHVVTVVVDVGQPDVDMAERKARAIADEHYTVDAKREFVEDYLFPLIKANGCYEGYVLGTAIARPLIAKKVVEVAERVGASALAHGCTGKGNDQLRFEAVFRLTDMEVVAPMRELNLTREWEIEYAREHGIPVPATKEKPWSIDENLWSRSIEGGVLEEPESVPPEEIYGWTLDPTRDEHPEEITVSFERGVPTEVEGKRLEPVKLVQTLNEIGGRHGVGRTDMMEDRVLGLKARENYEHPAATILLKAHRDLESLTLTYRQLQLKRVLEQQWAELAYFGLVDEPLFEDLNAFMDSTQRYVSGWVRLRLYAGSCRVVARHSPHALYSKDMVSFDTGGEPWHAEGFSVFHSLQSRIARRREG; translated from the coding sequence ATGAAGAAGGTGGTCCTTGCGTACTCTGGAGGACTGGATACGTCCGTGTGTGTCCCCCTGCTAAGGGAGAGATATGGCTTTGACCACGTGGTCACCGTCGTGGTGGACGTGGGTCAGCCAGATGTGGACATGGCAGAAAGAAAGGCACGAGCAATCGCCGATGAGCACTACACCGTGGACGCCAAGCGGGAGTTCGTGGAGGACTATCTATTCCCGCTCATCAAGGCTAACGGATGCTACGAGGGGTATGTGCTGGGCACGGCCATTGCGCGCCCCCTCATCGCAAAAAAGGTGGTGGAGGTGGCAGAGCGCGTTGGGGCATCTGCCCTTGCCCATGGGTGCACGGGCAAGGGGAATGACCAGCTCAGGTTCGAGGCGGTGTTCAGGCTCACCGACATGGAGGTGGTCGCCCCCATGCGGGAGCTGAATCTCACCCGTGAGTGGGAGATAGAGTACGCAAGAGAGCATGGCATTCCCGTGCCAGCCACCAAGGAGAAGCCATGGAGTATCGATGAGAACCTGTGGTCTCGCTCCATAGAGGGGGGAGTGCTGGAGGAGCCAGAGAGCGTGCCTCCAGAGGAGATATATGGGTGGACTTTAGACCCCACGAGGGACGAGCACCCAGAGGAGATAACGGTATCGTTCGAGAGAGGTGTGCCCACAGAGGTGGAAGGAAAGCGTCTCGAGCCCGTAAAGCTCGTTCAGACGCTCAACGAAATCGGAGGAAGGCATGGTGTTGGGCGCACAGACATGATGGAGGACAGGGTGCTGGGGCTTAAAGCGCGGGAGAACTATGAGCATCCAGCGGCCACCATACTGCTCAAGGCACACAGGGATTTGGAGTCGCTCACGCTGACGTATCGTCAGCTACAGCTCAAGCGTGTGCTGGAGCAGCAGTGGGCAGAGCTTGCATACTTTGGGCTCGTGGATGAGCCCCTGTTTGAGGACCTGAACGCCTTCATGGACTCCACCCAGAGGTATGTGAGCGGGTGGGTCAGGCTCAGGCTGTATGCTGGCTCGTGCAGGGTGGTTGCAAGACACTCCCCCCACGCGCTGTACAGCAAGGATATGGTCTCCTTCGATACAGGGGGAGAGCCGTGGCATGCAGAGGGTTTCTCGGTGTTTCATTCCCTGCAGTCGAGGATAGCAAGAAGGAGAGAGGGGTAA
- the hisS gene encoding histidine--tRNA ligase, protein MRIPRPRGTRDFYPEEMERRRAVERTMRRIAESWGYGEVATPTFEHLELFTLRSGEAIKEELYAFTDKSGRELALRPELTAPVVRMYVESMQRAPKPLRLYYFGNCFRYERPQRGRFREFWQFGAELIGGREVYADAEAMALAYALLSSVGVHTTINVSHLDVVGGLLRGLSEEQRRSVLRLLDKHEMEQLATYLVEMGMAYVLEPLEALMELRGDAFSRIEQASEISASEGLEVLERTLELLEAYEVPFDVDFGIVRGLDYYTGIVFEAYAEGLGAESQVCGGGSYALSELFGGEPVSSCGFGIGFDRVMEVCEPPLERASRVVVVNVGDTYRYAIGVAQQLRKGTGLEVELDVMKRSIREQLSRANALGARYAVIVGEREMNEQSLTLRDLVTGEQQVLPLRDAIDLLRASHE, encoded by the coding sequence ATGAGGATACCCAGACCTCGGGGCACGAGGGACTTTTACCCGGAGGAGATGGAGAGGAGAAGGGCCGTGGAGCGCACAATGAGGCGCATCGCCGAGAGCTGGGGATATGGCGAGGTTGCGACGCCCACATTCGAGCACCTCGAGCTGTTCACCCTCAGGTCTGGAGAGGCAATAAAGGAGGAACTCTATGCCTTTACTGACAAGTCTGGAAGAGAGCTGGCACTGCGTCCAGAGCTCACCGCGCCCGTCGTGAGGATGTATGTGGAGAGCATGCAGCGTGCCCCAAAGCCGCTCAGACTATACTACTTTGGCAACTGCTTCAGGTATGAGCGCCCACAGAGGGGGAGGTTCAGGGAGTTCTGGCAGTTTGGAGCAGAGCTCATAGGAGGAAGAGAGGTGTATGCTGATGCCGAGGCAATGGCTCTCGCATATGCGCTGCTATCCAGCGTGGGCGTGCACACCACTATCAACGTGAGCCACCTCGATGTGGTGGGCGGGTTGCTGAGGGGGTTGAGCGAGGAGCAGAGGCGCTCTGTGCTCAGGCTTCTCGACAAGCACGAGATGGAGCAGCTTGCCACATATCTCGTGGAGATGGGAATGGCATATGTGCTCGAGCCTTTGGAAGCGCTGATGGAGCTTAGAGGGGACGCCTTTTCCCGCATCGAGCAGGCGTCCGAGATTTCGGCCTCTGAGGGGCTTGAGGTTCTTGAGAGGACGCTCGAGCTGCTCGAGGCATATGAGGTGCCCTTTGATGTGGACTTCGGGATAGTGAGGGGGCTGGATTACTACACTGGTATTGTGTTTGAGGCATATGCGGAGGGTCTTGGGGCAGAGAGCCAGGTGTGTGGCGGGGGCTCCTATGCCCTCTCCGAGCTCTTTGGTGGAGAGCCTGTGAGCTCGTGCGGGTTTGGCATAGGCTTTGATAGGGTGATGGAGGTGTGTGAGCCCCCGCTTGAGAGGGCGAGTAGGGTGGTTGTGGTGAACGTGGGGGACACATACCGCTATGCCATCGGAGTGGCTCAACAGCTGCGCAAGGGTACTGGGCTTGAGGTGGAGCTCGATGTGATGAAGAGGTCGATAAGGGAGCAGCTCAGCAGGGCAAATGCCTTGGGTGCGAGATATGCGGTGATAGTGGGTGAAAGAGAGATGAATGAGCAGAGCCTCACGTTAAGGGACCTTGTCACTGGGGAACAGCAGGTGCTGCCCCTCAGAGATGCCATTGACCTTTTGAGAGCCTCCCATGAGTGA
- a CDS encoding 6-hydroxymethylpterin diphosphokinase MptE-like protein, translated as MAHITAPPNADMGWWLPVYEHILRDFGFERDADERAARLLCTLISEANNRAPIEKLKELIEKRRTLVCGKAARLASDLKRAKERRMLDGSVLIAADGATSVLLSLKMVPHIIVSDLDGNMCDIIAANRMGSLVVVHAHGDNIPLLREYVPRLKNVIPTTQSIPFDEVYNFGGFTDGDRCVFLAGAFGASKVVLLGFDFYDASKGPLKRKKLMWARRLILGFEGAQLEMLK; from the coding sequence ATGGCTCACATCACAGCTCCACCCAATGCAGATATGGGGTGGTGGCTGCCAGTGTACGAACACATTTTGAGGGATTTTGGATTTGAGAGGGACGCAGATGAGCGGGCGGCGAGGCTGCTGTGCACTCTCATCTCAGAGGCGAACAACAGGGCACCCATTGAGAAGCTTAAGGAACTCATCGAGAAAAGGCGGACACTGGTGTGCGGCAAGGCTGCAAGGCTCGCCTCCGACCTAAAAAGAGCGAAAGAAAGGAGGATGCTCGATGGTTCGGTGCTCATCGCAGCCGATGGAGCCACGAGCGTGCTACTATCTCTCAAGATGGTGCCCCACATAATTGTGAGTGACCTCGATGGCAACATGTGCGACATCATCGCTGCCAACAGGATGGGCTCTCTCGTGGTGGTGCATGCCCATGGGGACAACATTCCCCTGCTCAGAGAGTACGTGCCAAGGCTGAAGAACGTCATCCCCACAACCCAGAGCATACCGTTCGATGAGGTGTACAACTTTGGTGGATTTACCGACGGGGACAGGTGCGTGTTTTTGGCGGGAGCGTTTGGGGCAAGCAAGGTGGTGCTGCTGGGCTTTGACTTTTATGATGCGAGCAAGGGGCCCCTAAAGAGAAAAAAGCTCATGTGGGCAAGACGCCTGATACTCGGGTTCGAGGGGGCACAGCTCGAAATGCTTAAGTGA
- a CDS encoding MTAP family purine nucleoside phosphorylase — protein MLGVIAGTNLRGSRLLSGLKECLVESPYGRAVCHVGDDVVLLLRHGPSHSVPPHKINHRANIAALVNLDVDEVVSVNSCGSLKEAVKRGWFMVPHDFVCLWDSITFFEDEVYHATPEMDENLRRKLVEAVRACGEAVYERGVYVQVRGPRLETKAEVHFLGTFGDVVGMTLASEATLCCELGIPFASLCSVDNYANGVVGKTTMQDVFDAATASRERVERVLDVLMANEGQEGCAQGAQG, from the coding sequence ATGCTTGGTGTGATAGCTGGCACCAACCTTCGAGGCTCGAGGTTGCTCTCTGGGCTCAAGGAGTGCCTCGTGGAGAGCCCATATGGCAGAGCTGTGTGCCACGTTGGCGATGATGTAGTGCTGCTGTTGAGGCACGGACCATCCCACAGCGTTCCTCCACACAAAATCAACCACAGGGCAAACATAGCCGCCCTTGTGAACCTCGATGTGGACGAGGTGGTCAGCGTAAACTCGTGCGGAAGCCTGAAAGAGGCAGTGAAGAGGGGCTGGTTCATGGTGCCCCACGACTTCGTGTGCCTCTGGGACTCAATCACCTTCTTCGAGGACGAGGTGTATCACGCCACGCCAGAAATGGACGAGAATCTCAGGAGAAAGCTGGTGGAGGCTGTGAGAGCCTGTGGCGAGGCCGTGTACGAGCGGGGTGTGTATGTGCAGGTGAGGGGGCCAAGGCTCGAGACCAAAGCCGAGGTGCACTTCCTCGGCACGTTTGGGGACGTGGTGGGCATGACCCTCGCCTCGGAGGCCACACTGTGCTGTGAACTCGGGATACCCTTTGCCAGCCTGTGCTCGGTGGATAACTACGCCAATGGAGTCGTGGGGAAGACCACCATGCAGGACGTGTTCGATGCTGCGACGGCCAGCAGGGAGAGGGTGGAGCGGGTGCTCGATGTGCTGATGGCAAATGAGGGGCAAGAGGGTTGCGCCCAAGGCGCCCAAGGATAA
- the dnaG gene encoding DNA primase DnaG translates to MQNSDATTKYLIHAKISADGVIERPDVVGAIFGQTEGLLGSDLDLRDLQKSGRIGRIEVNLKLKNGKARGTIDIPSSLDKVETAILAAALETIDRIGPCVSKIEVVKIEDVRASKRKWIVERAKQILIEAFDTSVPESQELAEEVKQSVRTEELCYWGPERLPAGPNIDDSDAILIVEGRADVLNLLKYGIKNAIAIGGTNVPSSIAQLSKNKVVTAFTDGDRGGELIIKELLRVADIDYIARAPDGKGVEELVHKEIVRALRQKVPVDRVRDYYLRPTPRRRHVNRVESETAHAAVTKTPLPEPAEPAEEVEPTGKANEQAVEEPSEAKVEIEVESRQASLRRQVEQVNGTGVARLLDGEYSVLKELSVAELADGLKELNGTVKAAVFDGVITQRLLDIAATKNIECVVGAKLGSLVKVPANVKVMTFDSV, encoded by the coding sequence ATGCAGAATTCAGACGCTACTACCAAGTACCTCATACACGCCAAAATAAGTGCAGATGGAGTTATAGAGAGGCCAGACGTGGTGGGGGCCATATTTGGTCAGACTGAGGGCCTCCTCGGAAGTGATCTCGACCTTAGAGACCTCCAAAAGAGCGGCAGGATCGGCAGGATAGAGGTCAACCTCAAGCTCAAAAATGGCAAGGCGAGGGGCACGATTGATATTCCCTCGAGCCTCGACAAGGTGGAGACCGCCATCCTTGCCGCAGCACTGGAGACCATAGACAGGATAGGGCCGTGCGTGTCCAAGATAGAGGTCGTCAAGATAGAAGACGTGCGAGCCTCGAAGCGCAAATGGATTGTGGAGAGGGCAAAGCAAATCCTCATTGAGGCATTCGATACCTCTGTGCCCGAGAGTCAGGAGCTTGCCGAGGAGGTAAAGCAGTCTGTGCGCACCGAAGAGCTGTGCTACTGGGGCCCAGAGAGACTTCCAGCAGGGCCAAACATCGATGACTCAGATGCCATACTGATAGTGGAGGGGAGGGCAGATGTGCTGAACCTCCTGAAGTATGGCATCAAGAACGCCATAGCCATCGGCGGAACTAACGTCCCGTCCTCCATCGCCCAGCTCTCCAAGAACAAGGTCGTCACGGCCTTCACAGATGGCGATAGGGGTGGCGAGCTAATCATAAAGGAGCTGCTGAGGGTAGCCGATATCGACTACATAGCAAGGGCACCAGATGGCAAGGGCGTGGAGGAGCTCGTACATAAAGAGATCGTGAGGGCACTGAGGCAGAAGGTGCCCGTGGACAGGGTGAGAGATTACTACCTGCGGCCCACGCCGAGAAGGCGGCATGTGAACAGGGTAGAGAGCGAGACGGCACATGCCGCCGTGACCAAGACCCCACTCCCCGAGCCCGCCGAGCCCGCCGAGGAGGTCGAGCCCACAGGGAAGGCCAATGAGCAGGCTGTTGAAGAGCCTTCCGAGGCGAAGGTGGAGATCGAGGTCGAGAGCAGGCAGGCATCCCTGAGGAGGCAAGTGGAGCAGGTCAACGGTACTGGCGTTGCAAGGCTGCTGGACGGGGAGTACAGCGTGTTAAAGGAGCTCAGTGTGGCAGAGCTCGCCGATGGTCTAAAGGAGCTAAATGGCACTGTGAAGGCTGCCGTGTTCGACGGTGTGATCACCCAGAGGCTGCTCGACATTGCGGCCACGAAGAATATCGAGTGTGTGGTGGGCGCAAAGCTCGGAAGCCTCGTGAAGGTGCCTGCCAACGTCAAGGTGATGACGTTCGACTCTGTATGA
- a CDS encoding geranylgeranyl reductase family protein — MSERWQIVVVGAGPAGLAAAKMAAEMGASVLVVEEHARVGTPVQCAGFLPQPHELEELLSIPHIEEELSIVSRARVNTTSLQRMVAPDGTSKQFEVDGWVLDRARMDELLAKSAARAGAEVLPAARLERLASGGSGCALTLDVRGVRECVKAQVVIGADGPLSKVASQSGLVRHRSKSDLAFCLYEVRDGVEVEPDVVEMYFGRRFAPGGYGWVIPHSAHRANVGVGSRLIYGSGARSRLHTFVHSSHASPKLGEGVAVARGGGLVPCGMPPKCTCTDAVLIAGDAASHVVSTTGGGIPLALAAGRLAGMCAAEHVLHGRELCEYERLWRQHMLGCIEGAYAIRRTYDVLFSRDVLLSVAMRLLSPIELKSVQQGRVWGVRMRLACALAGIVPPKC, encoded by the coding sequence ATGAGTGAGCGCTGGCAGATTGTGGTGGTCGGAGCTGGCCCAGCTGGGCTTGCGGCAGCGAAGATGGCGGCAGAGATGGGGGCTTCCGTGCTCGTGGTGGAGGAGCATGCGAGGGTGGGCACACCCGTGCAGTGCGCTGGCTTTCTTCCCCAGCCTCACGAGCTTGAAGAGCTGCTATCCATTCCCCACATCGAGGAGGAGCTGTCCATCGTGAGCAGGGCAAGGGTGAACACCACATCACTCCAGCGCATGGTGGCTCCAGATGGCACCTCTAAGCAGTTCGAGGTGGATGGATGGGTGCTTGACAGGGCAAGAATGGACGAGCTGCTTGCGAAGAGTGCAGCAAGGGCTGGGGCGGAGGTGCTGCCTGCCGCCCGCCTCGAGCGTCTCGCCTCAGGGGGCAGCGGGTGCGCGCTCACACTCGATGTGCGAGGGGTGCGCGAGTGTGTGAAGGCACAGGTGGTAATCGGGGCAGACGGCCCCCTCTCGAAGGTGGCGTCCCAGAGCGGGCTCGTGCGGCACAGGAGCAAGAGCGACCTCGCGTTCTGTCTTTATGAGGTGAGGGATGGCGTGGAGGTGGAGCCTGATGTGGTGGAGATGTACTTTGGCAGGAGGTTTGCCCCCGGGGGATATGGGTGGGTCATACCTCACTCTGCCCACAGGGCAAACGTGGGGGTTGGGTCGAGGCTAATATATGGGTCGGGCGCTCGCAGCCGCCTTCACACTTTCGTGCACAGCTCCCATGCGAGCCCAAAGCTCGGGGAGGGAGTGGCAGTGGCGAGAGGAGGGGGGCTCGTGCCCTGTGGGATGCCCCCCAAGTGCACGTGCACCGATGCCGTGCTCATCGCTGGCGATGCTGCATCTCACGTGGTATCCACGACCGGAGGGGGCATTCCGCTGGCACTGGCTGCTGGAAGGCTGGCTGGGATGTGTGCGGCAGAGCACGTGCTCCATGGCAGAGAGCTGTGCGAGTACGAGCGGCTGTGGAGGCAGCACATGCTCGGATGTATCGAGGGGGCATATGCCATCAGAAGGACGTATGATGTGCTTTTTAGCCGTGATGTGCTGCTCAGTGTGGCGATGAGGCTGCTGAGCCCCATCGAGCTGAAGAGCGTGCAGCAGGGCAGGGTGTGGGGAGTGCGCATGAGGCTCGCGTGTGCGCTGGCTGGCATCGTCCCTCCGAAATGTTAA
- a CDS encoding valine--tRNA ligase, giving the protein MPSNPADIPKEYNATAVEQKWQSVWKDEMYYFDEHSEKPTYIIDTPPPYPTGNFHIGNALNWCYIDFIARYKRMRGYNVMFPQGWDCHGLPTEVKVEEIHGITKNQVPRAEFRRLCEELTLSNIEHMRRTMRRLGFSVDWSNEYITMKPEYYVQTQISFVRMYERGLIYRDDHPVNWCPRCETAIAYAEVEYKNKQGVLNFLHFDSLDIATTRPELLCACVAVAVHPEDERYRDMVGKRLKVPLFGHEVEVIADEAVDPAFGTGAVMICTFGDKQDVRWWKKHSLPLRAAIDRKGRMTAIAGEFAGLTIEECRDAVVEALKEGGYLYDQQDVEQSVGVCWRCKSRIEILSEPQWFVRVLPERVLERAREVRWVPEHMLTRLVNWVEEMEWDWCISRQRVFATPIPVWYCTRCGKEHVASEGELPVDPTHTPYTGPCPHCGGEEFVPEEDVLDTWMDSSISALHVGRWLSDSPMLPTQLRPQGHDIIRTWAFYTLLRADVLVDTKPWDTIVINGMVLGEDGHKMSKSLGNIIQPEEVVERYGADAFRQWAAIGGSTGSDIMFRWKDVVAASRFQQKLWNIARFARLAGAKKEEQKPTLRTADRWILSKLQRLVEECIAHMDAYEFDETLKAIRMFAWEVLADNYIELVKGRLYGEDEQGKRAAQYTLGDVVLTLARLIAPFMPHLAEEIHSLFEDKSVHVQPYPCVKEELIDEGAEREGELIASITSAIRRYKSEHKIALNAPLKEIIVYTNGTLPDTVDISNATNSKTRVITHPPVLERRVKGFTPNMAVLGPLLRADAKRAIDAMQKMREDELLKMVEEGTIRVQLDGKQIEVPSNAIHIEEEFLVEGERVDVIEIDGATLLVVR; this is encoded by the coding sequence ATGCCCAGCAACCCAGCCGATATTCCAAAGGAGTATAATGCCACTGCCGTCGAGCAAAAGTGGCAGAGCGTGTGGAAAGACGAGATGTACTACTTTGATGAGCACTCTGAAAAGCCAACGTACATCATAGATACCCCTCCTCCCTACCCCACGGGCAACTTCCACATAGGCAACGCCCTGAACTGGTGCTACATAGACTTCATAGCCAGATACAAGCGAATGCGGGGCTATAACGTCATGTTCCCACAGGGCTGGGATTGCCATGGACTGCCCACCGAGGTGAAGGTGGAGGAGATACACGGCATAACAAAGAATCAGGTGCCCAGAGCAGAGTTCAGAAGGCTGTGTGAAGAGCTCACCCTGTCCAACATTGAACACATGCGCCGTACGATGAGAAGGCTGGGGTTCTCTGTGGACTGGAGCAACGAGTACATCACCATGAAACCTGAGTACTATGTCCAGACCCAGATATCGTTCGTCAGAATGTACGAAAGGGGGCTCATATACAGGGATGACCATCCAGTAAACTGGTGCCCAAGGTGTGAGACCGCCATTGCGTATGCAGAAGTTGAGTACAAGAACAAGCAGGGGGTGCTCAACTTCCTCCACTTCGATTCGCTGGACATCGCCACCACGAGACCAGAGCTTCTGTGTGCGTGTGTGGCGGTTGCCGTGCATCCAGAGGACGAGCGCTATCGGGACATGGTGGGAAAGAGGCTTAAAGTTCCGCTGTTTGGGCACGAGGTCGAGGTGATAGCCGATGAGGCGGTTGACCCAGCGTTCGGCACTGGAGCAGTGATGATATGCACGTTTGGAGACAAGCAGGACGTCAGGTGGTGGAAGAAACACTCCCTGCCCTTACGAGCTGCCATCGACCGAAAGGGAAGAATGACGGCGATTGCGGGTGAGTTTGCTGGGCTCACAATCGAGGAGTGCAGGGATGCGGTAGTGGAGGCTCTCAAAGAGGGGGGATACCTGTATGACCAGCAGGATGTGGAGCAGAGCGTTGGGGTATGCTGGAGGTGCAAGTCCAGAATAGAGATTCTCTCGGAGCCCCAGTGGTTCGTGAGAGTGCTTCCAGAGAGGGTGCTCGAGAGGGCACGGGAGGTACGGTGGGTTCCAGAGCACATGCTCACGAGGCTGGTGAACTGGGTCGAGGAGATGGAATGGGACTGGTGCATCTCGAGACAGAGGGTGTTTGCAACGCCCATTCCAGTGTGGTACTGCACGAGATGCGGCAAAGAGCACGTAGCCTCAGAAGGGGAGTTGCCAGTGGACCCCACACACACTCCCTACACTGGTCCATGCCCTCACTGTGGCGGTGAGGAGTTCGTGCCAGAGGAGGATGTGCTCGATACATGGATGGACTCTTCCATCTCGGCACTACACGTGGGTAGATGGCTTTCGGACTCCCCCATGCTACCCACACAGCTTCGACCACAGGGACATGACATCATCCGCACATGGGCGTTCTACACGCTCCTCAGGGCAGATGTCCTTGTGGACACCAAGCCATGGGATACCATCGTAATCAACGGAATGGTGCTCGGAGAGGATGGGCACAAGATGTCCAAGTCGCTGGGCAACATCATCCAGCCAGAGGAGGTGGTGGAAAGATACGGGGCAGATGCCTTCAGGCAGTGGGCTGCCATCGGGGGCTCGACTGGCTCGGACATCATGTTCAGATGGAAGGATGTGGTGGCCGCCTCCCGTTTCCAGCAGAAGCTGTGGAACATCGCGAGGTTTGCGCGTCTCGCTGGAGCCAAGAAAGAAGAGCAAAAACCCACGCTGAGGACAGCGGACAGGTGGATACTCTCCAAGCTCCAAAGGCTCGTGGAGGAGTGCATCGCCCACATGGATGCCTACGAGTTCGACGAGACTCTGAAGGCAATACGGATGTTTGCATGGGAGGTGCTCGCCGACAACTACATAGAACTCGTCAAAGGCAGGCTATATGGTGAGGACGAGCAGGGAAAACGTGCCGCCCAGTACACGCTGGGTGATGTGGTGCTCACCCTCGCGAGGCTGATTGCTCCCTTCATGCCACATCTAGCAGAGGAGATACACTCTCTGTTCGAGGATAAAAGTGTACATGTACAGCCATACCCCTGCGTGAAGGAAGAGCTGATAGACGAGGGTGCCGAGCGGGAGGGTGAACTCATTGCCAGCATCACATCCGCCATCCGAAGATACAAATCCGAGCACAAGATTGCCCTCAACGCCCCACTCAAAGAGATTATAGTGTACACCAATGGCACGCTGCCAGACACCGTAGATATCTCCAACGCCACCAATAGCAAAACGAGGGTCATCACCCACCCACCAGTGCTCGAAAGAAGGGTGAAGGGGTTCACACCCAACATGGCAGTGCTCGGACCGCTGCTGAGGGCTGATGCCAAGCGAGCAATCGATGCCATGCAAAAGATGAGGGAGGATGAGCTACTGAAGATGGTGGAGGAGGGCACCATCAGGGTGCAGCTCGACGGAAAGCAGATAGAGGTGCCATCCAATGCCATCCACATAGAAGAAGAGTTCCTCGTCGAGGGCGAGAGAGTGGACGTAATCGAAATCGACGGGGCGACGTTGCTCGTGGTACGATGA